The Haloarcula sp. H-GB4 genome segment GCCTTTCGTCGGCGTCCTGCTTATTGCGGTCGGTATCGCCGGAGCGGTGCCGGGCGGCTACGCCGTTATCGAGCCGGATCTGGAGAACTGCGGCAACCCGACTATCGGCGTGGAAGAGCCGGAACGGACGGCCGAGCGGTTCAGCGAAGGCGGACCGGGACCGCGGCTCCCACAGTTGGCTTTCGAGGACCTCTCGTCGGCCGAACAGACGGCGTTTCTGACGGCTGTAGACGATCCGGTCGGTGAGGAGCAGGTCGTCGGCAGCGTGCCCAACGCCGACGCCTTCCGTCGCGGAGCCGTGGTTACCTACGAAGGCGAACAGTACTACGTGACCATCGTCGCGGAGAACACCTGCTTCGCGGCCGCACCGCTACAGTTCCCGCTCGGGGTGTTTGCCATCGCGCTCGGGTTCCTCGGCGTGCTGGCCCCGCCGTTGTACCGGCGGCTGGTGCGGCTGGACCAGCGGGCCGGCCGGTCGAATTAGGGGTTTCGTGCGCTCCCCGTGGGGTCAGAGGGCAGCGCCGACGTACAGGACGACGACGAGGAACACCCACACGAGGTCGACGAAGTGCCAGTACAGCGACGTGGTCCGGATAGCCGTGTCCCGCTCGGGCGTGTAATGGCCCCGAAGCGCGCGACCGAACGCGATAGCGAGCAGCAGGACGCCGAGTGCGACGTGCAGGCCGTGGAGGCCAGTCAGGCCGTAGAACGCGCTCCCGAACGCACCCGAGCCGATACCGAACCCCTCCACGGCAACGAACTCGTAGTACTCGTACACCTGTCCGGCGAGGAAGACGACGCCAAGCGCGAGCGTCACCCCGAGCAGGCCGAGGAACCGCCGCCGGTTCCCGCCTTCGAGCGCCTCGTGCCCGTAATGAAGCGTCAGACTGCTAGTGAGCAGTAATACCGTGTTGATGGCCACGAGCGAGCCGAGCAACGGCGGGAGGTGGGCCGGCGGCCACGACCCGGCCCGGATGAAGGTATAGTAGACGAAACCGGCGGAAAACGTCGCCACGTCGGAAACGAGAAACAGAATCATCGTCGTCGCATACAAGTCGGAACCGCCGTCCACGCGGTTCTGTAGGTAATCGGTGATGAACGCCTCGTTTGCCCACCCGGCGAGTCCGGCCAGCAAGCCGATCGCACCAGCGCCGCCGAGGACAATCGGGACCACGGACGGGACTAGGTCGAGCCCGACAAATACCAGTCCGACGCCCAAGTACAGCGACGCAGCACCGATTGCAGCTATCAGGGGCCACCGACTTCGGTGCTCGTGGCCGTCTTCGGCGACGTGTTCGGCTCCCGCCTCCGTCGAACCAGCCATGTGAACCCGTAGCAGTGGGTTCGGTAAAACGGTACCCCCGTGATTGGCGTGCCGATTGCAGAACTCACCCGAATCTTTATCAGACCGTCAACCGACACCGAGAATGTGGTTTACGAGACGGGTAACCAAACGGTAGACGACGCCGTCGCACGCGTGCTGGACGGCGAGCGCCTCGACCGCCGGGATGGACTGGCTCTCATCGCACAGCCGGTCGACGACCTGGCGGCCGGGGCCGACTACGTGCGCACGCAACTGGGTGACGACACCGTCGACGCGTGTTCGATCGTAAACGCAAAAGCCGGGAACTGCGCGGAGGACTGTGGCTTCTGTGCCCAGTCGGTCCACTTCGACACCGGCATCGACAACTACGGCTTTCTCGGCCCGGAGAAGATACTGGAGGCCGCAAAACGCGCCGAACGCGACGGCGCACAGCGGTTCGGTATCGTCGTCGCCGAGAAAGGCGTCTCGAAGGAGAACCGCCCCGACGAGTGGGAGGAAGTCCTCGAAGCCATCCGCCTCGTCCGCGACGAGACGGACGTGGAGGTCGACGCCAGCCTCGGCATTCTGACCGAGGAAGAAGCCGCTATTCTGGCTGACGAAGGGCTCAACCACTACAATCACAACATTGAGACCTCACCCCGATACTTCCCGGAGGTCGTCCAGACCCACACCTTCGAGAAGCGGGTCGAGACGCTCCGTGTCGCTAAGGAGGCCGGCATGGACCTCTGTGCCGGTGTCATCTTGGGGATGGGCGAATCGCCGACCGACAGGGTCGACGCGGCGATGGCCCTGCAGGACATCGGCATCTCCTCGCTCCCGGTGAACATCCTGAACCCGGTCGCTGGCACCCCCATGGCCGAACAGGGGCTGCCCGACATTACGACCGAGGAGGTCGTCAAGACTATCGCAGTGTACCGCCTGCTCCATCCCGAGTCTCGTGTGCGCCTGACCGGCGGGCGCGAGGTCAACCTCGACACGGACGGACAGGTGGCCGCGCTGGAGGCCGGCGCGGACGGTATCCTCACTGGTGATTACCTCACTACCGAGGGACAGACGGCGGCCGACGACCTCGAAATCATGGAAGAGGCCGGGCTCGAACCGAACACCGACGCAAACGAGTTCGACCCCGAGGCGGTCAAGGAACGCGCGACCGACGAGACAGAAACCGAGACGGCGGCAGGGACAGCACAGACCAAATCAGAGCTCAAATCCGACGACTGACAATGGACGACATACGCTTTGCAGTGCTTGGAACCGGTGGTATCGGACGGCGGACGCTCGAAGTCTCACAGCACAAGGACGGCCTCACCGCCGTCGCGGCCTGTGACCGCAACGGCGTGGCTATCGACCACAGTGGCCTCGACGTAGACGAACTGCTGGAGGCGACGGAGGGCAATATTGCAAGCGGGCCCGAGGACGCGTCCGGAACGACGCCCGCAACCCCCACGGACGACTACGCCTCGGACGGCGGTGCAGCTGCGGTCGAGGGCGGAGGCGGCGGCGTCAAACAGCACGGTGAGGAGGCCGGCATCGTCGCCAGTTCGCAGGGCGAGCCGACGGAAACGCCCATCGACGACATCATCGCCGAGAGCGATGCCATCGACGCTGTCCTGCTGGCGCTACCGAATCTCGAACACGACTTCATCCCGCGCGTGGCCGAGCGCTTCGCCGAGGCCGACTACGAGGGCGTCATGATCGACGTGCTCAAGCGCTCCCGTGTCATCGGCATGCTCGATGACCGCGAGGACCTGCTGAAAGAGTCTGGCATCACGTTCGTTTGCGGTGCCGGCGCGACCCCCGGGTTCCTGACCGGTGCAGCGGCCCTGGCCGCCCAGTCA includes the following:
- a CDS encoding heme-copper oxidase subunit III; the protein is MAGSTEAGAEHVAEDGHEHRSRWPLIAAIGAASLYLGVGLVFVGLDLVPSVVPIVLGGAGAIGLLAGLAGWANEAFITDYLQNRVDGGSDLYATTMILFLVSDVATFSAGFVYYTFIRAGSWPPAHLPPLLGSLVAINTVLLLTSSLTLHYGHEALEGGNRRRFLGLLGVTLALGVVFLAGQVYEYYEFVAVEGFGIGSGAFGSAFYGLTGLHGLHVALGVLLLAIAFGRALRGHYTPERDTAIRTTSLYWHFVDLVWVFLVVVLYVGAAL
- the bioB gene encoding biotin synthase BioB; the protein is MVYETGNQTVDDAVARVLDGERLDRRDGLALIAQPVDDLAAGADYVRTQLGDDTVDACSIVNAKAGNCAEDCGFCAQSVHFDTGIDNYGFLGPEKILEAAKRAERDGAQRFGIVVAEKGVSKENRPDEWEEVLEAIRLVRDETDVEVDASLGILTEEEAAILADEGLNHYNHNIETSPRYFPEVVQTHTFEKRVETLRVAKEAGMDLCAGVILGMGESPTDRVDAAMALQDIGISSLPVNILNPVAGTPMAEQGLPDITTEEVVKTIAVYRLLHPESRVRLTGGREVNLDTDGQVAALEAGADGILTGDYLTTEGQTAADDLEIMEEAGLEPNTDANEFDPEAVKERATDETETETAAGTAQTKSELKSDD
- a CDS encoding transcriptional regulator, with amino-acid sequence MDDIRFAVLGTGGIGRRTLEVSQHKDGLTAVAACDRNGVAIDHSGLDVDELLEATEGNIASGPEDASGTTPATPTDDYASDGGAAAVEGGGGGVKQHGEEAGIVASSQGEPTETPIDDIIAESDAIDAVLLALPNLEHDFIPRVAERFAEADYEGVMIDVLKRSRVIGMLDDREDLLKESGITFVCGAGATPGFLTGAAALAAQSFVEVEEVDIWWGVGLKSGYEDNRGTVREDIAHLDGYDIETAREMSEEEIEALIDEHDGVLEFHDMEHADDVLLERAGICDAEDVHVGGVLDVRSDEKPTTTTVSVTGTTFDGETGTNTFELDDVTSMEANVNGPALGYLKAGVRNNRAGHYGVFGPADLMPGF